A genomic window from Streptomyces sp. NBC_00234 includes:
- a CDS encoding polyprenol monophosphomannose synthase — protein sequence MNDGGQRQYGPLGRVLVIIPTYNEAENIELIVGRVRAAVPDADILVADDNSPDGTGKVADELAAGDDHVHVLHRKGKEGLGAAYLAGFRWGTEHGYGVLVEMDADGSHQPEELPRLLTALKGADLVLGSRWVPGGRVVNWPKHREVISRGGSLYSRMLLGLSVRDVTGGYRAFRTETLAGLGLDEVASQGYCFQVDLARRSVEAGYHVVEVPITFMEREIGDSKMSRDILVEALWRVTGWGITSRANKVLGRKSG from the coding sequence GTGAACGACGGCGGTCAGCGGCAGTACGGCCCGCTCGGCAGAGTCCTGGTGATCATTCCGACCTACAACGAGGCCGAGAACATCGAGCTGATCGTTGGCCGGGTGCGCGCCGCCGTTCCGGATGCCGACATCCTGGTCGCCGACGACAACAGTCCCGACGGCACCGGCAAGGTCGCCGACGAGCTCGCGGCGGGGGACGACCACGTCCACGTCCTGCACCGCAAGGGCAAGGAGGGCCTCGGCGCCGCCTATCTGGCGGGCTTCCGCTGGGGCACCGAGCACGGCTACGGAGTCCTCGTCGAGATGGACGCCGACGGCTCGCACCAGCCCGAGGAGCTGCCCCGGCTGCTCACCGCGCTGAAGGGCGCCGACCTGGTCCTCGGCTCGCGCTGGGTGCCCGGCGGCCGGGTCGTCAACTGGCCCAAGCACCGCGAGGTGATCTCCCGCGGCGGAAGCCTGTACTCCCGGATGCTGCTCGGACTGTCGGTCCGGGACGTCACCGGCGGCTACCGCGCCTTCCGTACGGAGACCCTGGCCGGTCTGGGACTCGACGAGGTCGCCTCGCAGGGCTACTGCTTCCAGGTCGACCTGGCCAGACGCTCCGTCGAGGCGGGCTATCACGTCGTCGAGGTCCCCATCACCTTCATGGAGCGCGAGATCGGCGACTCCAAGATGAGCCGCGACATCCTCGTCGAGGCGCTGTGGCGGGTCACCGGCTGGGGCATCACCAGCCGGGCGAACAAGGTCCTGGGCCGCAAGTCCGGCTGA
- a CDS encoding amidohydrolase has product MTESTAPQSDHRTVLLRGGDVHSPADPFATAMVVERGHVAWVGSEGAADAFASGVDEVIDLDGALVTPAFTDAHVHTTSTGLALTGLDLSGARSLADALGLVRAFVRTHPGDRVLLGHGWDATRWPEQRPPSRTELDAAAGGRPVYLPRIDVHSAVVTTALLDLVPGVTELVGYHPDAPLTGPAHHAVRSAAHGALSARQRTEAQRAALRHAASLGIGTVHECAGPDISDEDDFTGLLKLAAEQPGPRVHGYWAERISDEKGARRIRELGAIGAAGDLFVDGSLGSHTACLHEPYADAPHTGTAHLDAAAIAAHVAACTEAGLQAGFHAIGDAAVAAVVAGVRAASETVGLARVRAARHRVEHAEMLTPETIAAFAELGLTASVQPAFDAAWGGEDGMYAQRLGTERARTLNPYAALLRVGVPLAFGSDSPVTPLDPWGTVRAAAFHRTPEHRISVRAGFTAHTRGGWRAVGRDDAGTLVPGAPADYAIWRTAELVVQAPDDRVARWSTDPRSGTPGLPDLTPGAELPVCLRTVVFGQSVYVRPNE; this is encoded by the coding sequence ATGACCGAGAGCACCGCCCCCCAGAGCGACCACCGCACCGTGCTGCTGCGCGGTGGAGACGTCCACAGTCCAGCCGACCCGTTCGCCACCGCGATGGTCGTCGAACGCGGCCACGTCGCCTGGGTCGGCTCCGAGGGGGCCGCCGACGCCTTCGCGAGCGGGGTCGACGAGGTGATCGACCTCGACGGGGCCCTGGTCACCCCGGCGTTCACCGACGCCCACGTCCACACCACGTCCACCGGCCTCGCCCTGACCGGGCTCGACCTCTCAGGCGCCCGCAGCCTCGCCGATGCCCTCGGCCTCGTGCGCGCGTTCGTGCGCACCCACCCCGGGGACCGTGTCCTGCTCGGTCACGGCTGGGACGCCACGCGCTGGCCCGAGCAGCGCCCGCCGTCGCGTACCGAGCTCGACGCGGCGGCCGGCGGCCGGCCCGTCTATCTCCCCCGGATCGATGTGCACTCCGCGGTCGTCACGACCGCGCTCCTGGACCTGGTCCCCGGCGTGACGGAGCTCGTCGGCTACCACCCCGACGCCCCTCTCACCGGCCCCGCGCACCACGCCGTGCGTTCCGCCGCGCACGGCGCCCTTTCGGCCCGTCAGCGGACGGAGGCGCAGCGTGCGGCCCTGCGGCACGCCGCCTCGCTCGGCATCGGAACGGTCCACGAGTGCGCGGGCCCCGACATCTCCGACGAGGACGACTTCACCGGGCTGCTCAAGCTCGCCGCCGAGCAGCCGGGACCGAGGGTGCACGGTTACTGGGCCGAGCGGATCAGCGACGAGAAGGGTGCCCGCCGCATCCGGGAGCTCGGCGCGATCGGGGCGGCCGGCGACCTCTTCGTCGACGGCTCGCTCGGCTCGCACACGGCCTGTCTCCACGAGCCGTACGCGGACGCTCCGCACACCGGTACCGCCCACCTGGACGCGGCCGCGATCGCCGCCCACGTCGCGGCCTGCACCGAGGCCGGACTCCAGGCCGGATTCCACGCCATCGGCGACGCCGCCGTCGCCGCCGTCGTGGCGGGCGTCCGGGCCGCGTCCGAGACCGTGGGGCTCGCCCGCGTCCGCGCCGCCCGGCACCGCGTCGAGCACGCCGAGATGCTCACCCCCGAGACCATCGCCGCCTTCGCCGAGCTGGGCCTGACCGCGTCCGTCCAGCCCGCCTTCGACGCCGCCTGGGGCGGCGAGGACGGCATGTACGCCCAGCGGCTGGGCACCGAGCGGGCCAGGACCCTGAACCCGTACGCGGCGCTGCTGCGCGTCGGCGTGCCGCTGGCCTTCGGCTCGGACAGCCCGGTCACCCCTCTCGACCCGTGGGGCACCGTGCGGGCCGCCGCGTTCCACCGGACGCCCGAGCACCGGATCTCCGTACGCGCCGGATTCACCGCCCACACCCGCGGGGGCTGGCGGGCCGTCGGCCGCGACGACGCAGGCACTCTCGTGCCGGGCGCCCCGGCCGACTACGCGATCTGGCGTACGGCCGAACTGGTCGTCCAGGCGCCCGACGACCGGGTCGCCCGCTGGTCGACCGACCCCCGGTCCGGTACCCCCGGCCTGCCCGATCTCACTCCTGGTGCCGAACTTCCGGTCTGTCTGCGGACCGTTGTCTTCGGACAAAGTGTCTACGTACGGCCGAACGAGTGA
- a CDS encoding Lrp/AsnC family transcriptional regulator, whose translation MEELDRQIVELLVKDGRMSYTDLGKATGLSTSAVHQRVRRLEQRGVIRGYAAVVDPEAVGLPLTAFISVKPFDPSAPDDISERLSEVPELEACHSVAGDENYILKVRVATPLELEHLLTRIRTLAGVSTRTTVVLSTPYEARPPHI comes from the coding sequence ATGGAGGAGCTGGACCGTCAGATTGTGGAGTTGCTCGTCAAGGACGGGCGGATGAGCTACACCGACCTGGGCAAGGCCACGGGCCTGTCCACCTCGGCGGTTCATCAGCGTGTCCGCCGGCTGGAGCAGCGCGGGGTGATCCGCGGCTATGCCGCGGTCGTCGACCCCGAGGCCGTCGGCCTGCCCCTCACCGCGTTCATCTCGGTGAAACCGTTCGACCCCAGCGCACCCGACGACATCTCGGAGCGGCTTTCCGAGGTCCCGGAACTGGAGGCGTGCCACAGCGTCGCGGGCGACGAGAACTACATCCTCAAGGTGCGGGTGGCGACCCCCCTCGAACTGGAGCACCTGCTCACCCGCATCCGCACCCTCGCCGGTGTGTCCACGCGCACGACCGTCGTCCTCTCGACCCCGTACGAGGCGCGGCCCCCGCACATCTGA
- a CDS encoding acyl-CoA dehydrogenase family protein: MSDRAPQLVERSLPTEESRQLVALVRDIVSREIAPRAAEEEEAGLFPREVFTLLSESGLLGLPYDSDHGGGDQPYEVYLQVLEELAAARLTVGLGVSVHSLACHALAGYGTKEQQAAHLPAMLSGGLLGAYCLSEPASGSDAASLRTKAVRDGDDWVITGTKAWITHGGIADFYTVLARTGVDGPRGITAFLVPGDAEGMNAALPEKKMGMKGSPTAQLNFDGVRIPDSRRIGEEGQGFAIALSALDSGRLGIAACAIGVAQAALTEAVEYATARRQFGRPIADFQGLRFMLADMATQIEAGRSLYLAAARLRDAGRPFSREAAMAKLFCTDAAMRVTTDAVQVLGGYGYTLDFPVERLMREAKVLQIVEGTNQIQRMVIARHLAGPETR; this comes from the coding sequence ATGTCCGACCGTGCCCCGCAGCTGGTGGAACGCAGCCTGCCCACCGAGGAGTCCCGGCAGCTTGTCGCACTCGTACGCGACATCGTGTCCAGGGAGATCGCGCCCCGCGCGGCCGAGGAGGAGGAAGCGGGCCTGTTCCCGCGCGAGGTCTTCACCCTGCTCTCCGAGTCCGGGCTGCTGGGACTGCCCTACGACTCGGACCACGGCGGCGGTGACCAGCCGTACGAGGTCTACCTCCAGGTCCTGGAAGAGCTCGCCGCCGCCCGGCTCACCGTCGGCCTCGGCGTCAGCGTCCATTCGCTGGCCTGCCACGCACTCGCCGGTTACGGCACCAAGGAGCAGCAGGCCGCGCACCTGCCGGCGATGCTCTCCGGCGGCCTGCTGGGCGCCTACTGCCTCTCCGAGCCCGCCTCGGGCTCCGACGCCGCCTCGCTGCGCACGAAGGCCGTGCGCGACGGTGACGACTGGGTCATCACCGGTACGAAGGCGTGGATCACCCACGGCGGGATCGCCGACTTCTACACGGTGCTGGCGCGCACGGGTGTCGACGGCCCCCGCGGCATCACGGCCTTCCTGGTCCCGGGTGACGCGGAAGGCATGAACGCGGCCCTCCCCGAGAAGAAGATGGGCATGAAGGGCTCGCCCACCGCCCAGCTGAACTTCGACGGCGTCCGGATTCCCGACTCCCGCCGCATCGGTGAGGAGGGGCAGGGATTCGCCATCGCCCTGTCCGCGCTCGACTCCGGCCGGCTCGGGATCGCTGCCTGTGCCATCGGTGTGGCTCAGGCGGCTCTGACGGAGGCGGTCGAATACGCCACCGCACGGCGCCAGTTCGGCCGTCCGATCGCCGACTTCCAGGGCCTGCGGTTCATGCTCGCCGACATGGCCACCCAGATCGAGGCCGGCCGGTCGCTCTACCTGGCGGCGGCCCGTCTGCGCGACGCCGGCCGGCCGTTCTCCCGGGAGGCGGCGATGGCGAAGCTGTTCTGCACGGACGCGGCCATGCGGGTGACCACGGACGCGGTCCAGGTGCTCGGCGGCTACGGCTACACGCTCGACTTCCCCGTCGAACGGCTGATGCGCGAGGCCAAGGTGCTCCAGATCGTCGAAGGCACCAATCAGATCCAGCGCATGGTCATCGCCCGTCACCTCGCGGGCCCCGAGACGCGCTGA
- a CDS encoding peptidase C39 family protein has protein sequence MTRPTSRRTVLTAALAAASGGAVAAAVPATAAAAGPAGPAAPTAAAPLVDNRFWNTYTDWRCGSGSGTRVVAGRRPGLVISAPAGRSDYTDPHTGTTSSWEYATWTSPVHRSKVPATEVIASWNADAPAGTWVQIELLGTYSDGTDTPWYVMGRWAAGDGDIRRTSVDDQSDGKSSIWTDTFSVDDAASGLRLLSYRLRLTLHRTPGTALTPTVWRVGAMASDVPDRFTVPATAPGLARELAVPRYSQNVHVGEYPEYDNGGEAWCSPTSSQMIVEYWGRRPTADDLAWVRPDIVDPQVCHAARYTYDHQYEGCGNWPFNAAYAATYKDMSAVVTRLGSLTDLEKLVGAGVPVITSQSFLKEELTGAGYGTSGHLMTVIGFTAEGDVIANDPASPSNEAVRRVYRRREWENIWLRTKRYDATGKVRGGTGGVCYLYFPAAPTAAQSRVLKSLGIL, from the coding sequence ATGACCAGACCGACTTCGCGCAGGACCGTGCTGACCGCCGCGCTCGCGGCGGCGAGTGGTGGTGCGGTGGCAGCCGCAGTCCCCGCCACGGCCGCGGCCGCCGGCCCCGCAGGACCCGCCGCCCCCACGGCCGCGGCCCCGCTGGTGGACAACCGCTTCTGGAACACGTACACCGACTGGCGCTGCGGCTCCGGATCGGGCACACGCGTGGTCGCGGGCCGCAGGCCCGGGCTGGTGATCTCCGCCCCCGCCGGGCGCAGCGACTACACCGACCCGCACACCGGTACGACCAGCTCCTGGGAGTACGCGACGTGGACCTCACCGGTCCACCGCTCGAAGGTCCCAGCCACCGAGGTGATCGCCTCCTGGAACGCCGATGCCCCCGCGGGCACCTGGGTCCAGATCGAACTGCTCGGCACCTACTCCGACGGCACCGACACCCCCTGGTACGTCATGGGCCGCTGGGCGGCGGGCGACGGCGACATCCGCCGCACCTCCGTCGACGACCAGAGCGACGGCAAGAGCTCCATCTGGACCGACACCTTCTCCGTGGACGACGCGGCGAGCGGGCTCCGTCTGCTCTCGTACCGCCTGCGGCTCACACTCCACCGCACGCCGGGCACCGCCCTCACGCCCACGGTCTGGCGCGTCGGCGCGATGGCGTCCGACGTCCCGGACCGTTTCACCGTCCCCGCCACCGCACCGGGGCTCGCCCGCGAGCTCGCTGTGCCGCGCTACTCGCAGAACGTCCACGTGGGGGAGTACCCCGAGTACGACAACGGCGGTGAGGCGTGGTGCAGCCCCACCTCCTCGCAGATGATCGTCGAGTACTGGGGACGCAGGCCCACCGCGGACGACCTGGCCTGGGTCAGGCCGGACATCGTCGACCCGCAGGTCTGCCACGCGGCCCGGTACACGTACGACCACCAGTACGAAGGCTGCGGCAACTGGCCCTTCAACGCCGCCTACGCCGCCACGTACAAGGACATGAGCGCGGTGGTCACCCGCCTCGGCTCGCTCACGGACCTGGAGAAGCTGGTCGGCGCGGGCGTCCCGGTCATAACGTCACAGTCCTTCCTCAAGGAGGAGCTGACCGGGGCGGGCTACGGCACCTCGGGCCACCTGATGACGGTGATCGGCTTCACCGCCGAGGGCGACGTGATCGCCAACGACCCGGCGTCGCCGTCCAACGAGGCGGTACGCCGCGTCTACCGGCGGCGCGAATGGGAGAACATCTGGCTCCGCACGAAGCGCTACGACGCCACCGGCAAGGTCAGGGGAGGCACCGGGGGAGTCTGCTACCTCTACTTCCCCGCCGCTCCGACGGCGGCGCAGAGCCGGGTCCTGAAGTCGCTGGGAATCCTCTGA
- a CDS encoding uridine kinase family protein — MTDLAEHARGLRALPPSCGPVRLLAVDGHAGSGKSTFAARLSAALDDAPVLHLDDLATHDELFAWTDRLHEQVLAPLARGERAHYAPYDWTLRRFGPARTLEPAPVVLLEGVGSGRREVRPLLAGLLWMELASGPSWERGRHRDGPALGEFWDGWTAAEERHFADDPSRPFADALIRQLPVGYEWLKGPRATTGASHFVTHGDSATPPY; from the coding sequence ATGACCGACCTCGCCGAGCACGCCCGTGGCCTGCGGGCCCTGCCCCCGTCCTGCGGTCCGGTGCGGCTGCTCGCGGTGGACGGGCACGCCGGCTCGGGCAAGAGCACCTTCGCGGCCCGTCTCTCGGCGGCGCTCGACGACGCGCCCGTCCTTCATCTGGACGACCTCGCGACCCATGACGAGCTCTTCGCCTGGACGGACAGGCTGCACGAGCAGGTCCTCGCCCCCCTCGCGCGCGGCGAGCGCGCGCACTACGCGCCGTACGACTGGACCCTGCGGCGCTTCGGCCCCGCGCGGACGCTGGAGCCCGCGCCCGTGGTGCTGCTGGAGGGCGTGGGCTCCGGGCGGCGCGAGGTACGTCCCCTGCTCGCGGGACTGCTGTGGATGGAGCTGGCGAGCGGTCCGTCCTGGGAGCGCGGCCGGCACCGCGACGGGCCCGCGCTCGGGGAGTTCTGGGACGGCTGGACCGCCGCCGAGGAGCGGCATTTCGCCGACGACCCCTCACGACCCTTCGCCGATGCACTGATACGGCAGTTGCCCGTGGGGTACGAGTGGCTGAAGGGGCCCCGAGCCACCACAGGGGCGAGCCATTTCGTCACCCACGGTGACAGCGCGACACCGCCCTACTGA
- a CDS encoding AAA family ATPase, with product MDIGTQGAQAPADLAWLRGVDAYTMGAYPQAEEEFRTAVRFDPGMADGWLGLHALRVDTTTALLRMYRHRERFGEQRARHRRTLNSWYWLGWWVQPVLESPRDLLLAHASHWLDGRHVPELDRALAGLPPVDADPQVRFLHACRSYLVKDWEQLVRNTEQLVEDPLLGIEAGLFGGMARVRLEMYGQAEPLLSAALMRCRSEQPQRKELRYWLARAHEGTGRSAAALPLYRAVHRIDPAFMDTSARLAAISEGDGYDDSADLASVALTGFGSDGLGTETQIDGDALLGTDLVDGREPWLGGDPQGLAGIVAPPPADGVREKSPAAGRPGPPVFPAGPSDPELLAEALAELERMVGLEPVKRQVKALSAQLNMARLRAEQGLPVQPPKRHFVFSGPSGTGKTTVARILGRVFYALGLLGGDHLVEAQRADLVGEFLGQTAVKANELIDSALGGVLFVDEAYSLSNSGYSKGDAYGDEALQVLLKRAEDNRDHLVVILAGYPEGMDRLLATNPGLSSRFTSRVDFPSYRPLELTAIGGVLAADNGDVWDEESLEELRSISGHVVDQGWIDELGNGRFLRTLYEKSCAYRDLRLSGYAAVPTRDDLATLRLPDLMQAYGEVLSGRGPVNRGPQEPGAA from the coding sequence ATGGACATCGGCACGCAGGGCGCACAGGCCCCCGCCGACCTGGCCTGGCTGCGCGGTGTGGACGCCTACACGATGGGCGCGTACCCGCAGGCCGAGGAGGAGTTCAGAACCGCGGTGCGCTTCGACCCCGGCATGGCGGACGGCTGGCTCGGCCTCCATGCCCTGCGGGTCGACACGACGACGGCTCTGCTCCGCATGTACCGCCATCGCGAACGTTTCGGGGAACAGCGCGCCCGGCATCGCCGCACGCTCAACTCCTGGTACTGGCTGGGCTGGTGGGTGCAGCCCGTGCTGGAGAGCCCGCGCGACCTGCTCCTCGCGCACGCCTCCCACTGGCTGGACGGCCGCCACGTGCCCGAACTCGACCGGGCCCTGGCCGGGCTTCCGCCGGTCGACGCGGATCCGCAGGTGCGGTTCCTGCACGCCTGCCGCTCGTATCTGGTCAAGGACTGGGAACAGCTCGTACGCAACACCGAGCAGCTCGTCGAGGACCCGCTGCTGGGCATCGAGGCAGGACTGTTCGGGGGCATGGCCCGGGTGCGTCTGGAGATGTACGGGCAGGCCGAACCGCTGCTCTCCGCCGCGCTGATGCGCTGCCGCAGCGAGCAGCCGCAGCGCAAGGAACTGCGCTACTGGCTGGCGAGGGCCCACGAGGGCACCGGCCGGAGCGCCGCGGCGCTGCCCCTCTACCGTGCGGTGCACCGCATCGACCCGGCGTTCATGGACACCTCGGCCCGGCTCGCGGCGATCTCCGAGGGCGACGGGTACGACGACTCCGCCGACCTGGCCTCCGTGGCCCTGACGGGCTTCGGTTCGGACGGCCTGGGCACCGAGACCCAGATCGACGGCGACGCGCTCCTGGGCACGGATCTGGTCGACGGCCGGGAGCCGTGGCTCGGCGGCGATCCGCAGGGCCTGGCGGGAATCGTCGCACCGCCACCGGCCGACGGGGTGCGGGAGAAGTCGCCGGCGGCAGGCCGGCCGGGGCCTCCGGTCTTCCCGGCGGGGCCCAGTGACCCGGAGCTGCTCGCCGAGGCGCTGGCCGAGCTGGAGCGCATGGTCGGCCTCGAACCCGTGAAACGGCAGGTCAAGGCCCTGTCCGCCCAGCTGAACATGGCGCGCCTGCGCGCCGAGCAGGGCCTTCCCGTCCAGCCGCCCAAACGGCACTTCGTCTTCTCCGGCCCCTCGGGCACGGGCAAGACGACGGTGGCCCGCATTCTCGGGCGGGTCTTCTACGCACTGGGCCTGCTCGGCGGTGACCATCTGGTGGAAGCCCAACGGGCCGACCTGGTGGGCGAGTTCCTCGGTCAGACGGCGGTCAAGGCGAACGAGCTGATCGACTCGGCGCTCGGCGGGGTGCTCTTCGTCGACGAGGCGTACAGCCTCTCCAACTCCGGTTACAGCAAGGGCGACGCGTACGGGGACGAGGCCCTTCAGGTGCTCCTCAAGCGTGCCGAGGACAACCGGGACCATCTCGTGGTGATCCTCGCGGGCTACCCGGAGGGCATGGACCGGCTGCTCGCCACGAATCCCGGTCTCTCCTCGCGCTTCACCAGCCGCGTCGACTTCCCCAGCTACCGGCCGCTGGAACTGACGGCCATCGGCGGGGTGCTGGCCGCGGACAACGGGGACGTCTGGGACGAGGAGTCCCTGGAGGAGCTGCGCAGCATCAGCGGGCACGTCGTGGACCAGGGATGGATCGACGAGCTGGGCAACGGCCGGTTCCTGCGGACCCTGTACGAGAAGAGCTGCGCCTACCGTGATCTTCGGCTGTCCGGGTACGCGGCGGTGCCGACCCGGGACGATCTCGCCACCCTGCGCCTGCCGGATCTCATGCAGGCGTACGGCGAGGTGCTGTCCGGCCGGGGGCCGGTGAACCGGGGCCCGCAGGAACCCGGCGCGGCCTGA
- a CDS encoding hemolysin family protein has protein sequence MSLVQLLFAGLLVLANGFFVGAEFALVSVRRSQVEPLAASGSSRARQVLYGLENLPQMMAAAQFGITLCSLTLGAVAEPTVAHLLEPVFHAAHVPEGLVHPLGYALALALVVFLHLVIGEMVPKNLAMAAPEKTALWLSPALVGFARLCRPVTAALGVCARLVLRLFGVEPKDEVEAVFTSEQLNRLVEDSGQAGLIEPAAQERLEDALEMGSRPVTDVLLSRGSLVTVDPSVTPRQVEELTVRTGFSRFPVCAEGGGPFMGYLHVKDVLDLEDDERAVPQQVWRPMATVRAELPLDDALTVMRRAATHLAQVADASGRVLGLVAMEDVLEMLVGEVRDPAHRISVPRRTVDVPADQKERKAMAGRP, from the coding sequence ATGAGTCTCGTCCAGTTGCTGTTCGCCGGACTGCTCGTGCTCGCGAACGGCTTCTTCGTCGGCGCCGAGTTCGCGCTGGTATCCGTGCGGCGCAGCCAGGTCGAACCGCTCGCCGCGAGCGGATCGAGCCGGGCCAGGCAGGTCCTGTACGGACTGGAGAACCTGCCGCAGATGATGGCCGCGGCCCAGTTCGGCATCACCCTCTGCTCCCTCACCCTGGGAGCCGTCGCCGAGCCGACCGTCGCCCATCTCCTGGAGCCGGTCTTCCACGCCGCGCACGTACCCGAAGGACTCGTCCACCCCCTCGGATACGCACTGGCCCTGGCCCTCGTCGTCTTCCTCCACCTCGTCATCGGCGAAATGGTCCCGAAGAACCTGGCGATGGCCGCCCCCGAAAAGACCGCGCTGTGGCTCAGCCCGGCCCTCGTCGGCTTCGCCCGGCTCTGCCGGCCGGTCACGGCGGCCCTGGGCGTCTGCGCGCGGCTCGTCCTGCGGCTCTTCGGCGTCGAGCCCAAGGACGAGGTCGAGGCGGTCTTCACCAGCGAGCAGCTCAACCGGCTCGTCGAGGACTCCGGACAGGCCGGACTCATCGAGCCGGCCGCGCAGGAGCGCCTGGAGGACGCGCTGGAGATGGGCAGCAGGCCCGTCACCGATGTGCTGCTCAGCCGGGGGTCCCTGGTCACGGTGGACCCGTCCGTCACCCCGCGCCAGGTCGAGGAACTGACCGTTCGCACCGGCTTCTCGCGGTTCCCGGTCTGCGCGGAGGGCGGCGGTCCGTTCATGGGCTACCTGCACGTCAAGGACGTGCTGGACCTGGAGGACGACGAGCGCGCCGTGCCGCAGCAGGTCTGGCGCCCGATGGCGACCGTACGCGCGGAGCTCCCGCTCGACGACGCCCTGACCGTGATGCGCCGCGCCGCGACGCACCTGGCCCAGGTCGCCGACGCCTCAGGGCGGGTACTCGGCCTGGTCGCCATGGAGGACGTCCTGGAAATGCTGGTGGGCGAGGTCCGCGATCCGGCCCACCGGATCTCCGTACCGCGCCGCACGGTGGACGTACCGGCGGACCAGAAGGAGCGGAAGGCCATGGCCGGACGCCCCTGA
- a CDS encoding hemolysin family protein, with the protein MTTPLLLLAAAFLLILANGFFVAAEFGLVTVERPDAERAAAEGDRRARTVVAALRELSFQLSGTQLGITITSLVVGMLAEPALAQLLAGPLTATGLPAGAVSGVSVVIGMLLASAVQMVIGELVPKNWAVSRPLQVARFVAGPQHRFAAALRPVITALNTVANRLVRLMGVEPTDEMASARTPGELVSLAQHSAEAGALEQDTADLFVRTLSLAGLTAQHVMTPRVKVSALQSSATAADVLNLTRATGLSRFPVYRERIDEVVGMVHLKDALAVPAGDRLRTPAGRIAVPPLLVPETLPVEQLLHRLRNEQPIAVVVDEYGGTAGVVTLEDIIEELVGEVRDEHDAVGADRPELVPAVADDGRPAWDVEGSCRVLTLRRIGLDVPDGPYETVAGLIADLLGRIPAPGDRAELPGWRIGVRQVGHYRAEQVRFVRLTDEPAPAGEAFSHRLLEAVR; encoded by the coding sequence ATGACCACCCCCCTGCTGCTGCTCGCTGCGGCATTCCTTCTCATCCTCGCCAACGGATTCTTCGTGGCAGCCGAGTTCGGGCTCGTCACGGTGGAGCGGCCGGACGCCGAACGCGCCGCCGCCGAAGGCGACCGGCGGGCCCGCACCGTCGTCGCCGCCCTGCGCGAACTCTCCTTCCAGCTCTCCGGCACCCAGCTGGGCATCACCATCACCTCGCTGGTCGTCGGCATGCTCGCCGAACCGGCGCTCGCCCAGCTGCTCGCCGGACCCCTCACCGCCACCGGACTGCCCGCCGGGGCCGTCTCCGGGGTCAGCGTCGTGATCGGCATGCTGCTGGCATCCGCCGTGCAGATGGTGATCGGCGAACTCGTACCGAAGAACTGGGCGGTCTCACGGCCGCTCCAGGTCGCCCGGTTCGTCGCCGGTCCCCAGCATCGTTTCGCCGCCGCCCTGCGGCCGGTGATCACCGCGCTGAACACCGTCGCCAACCGGCTGGTCCGACTGATGGGCGTCGAGCCCACCGACGAAATGGCCTCCGCCCGCACCCCGGGCGAGCTGGTCTCGCTGGCCCAGCACTCGGCCGAGGCCGGCGCCCTGGAACAGGACACCGCCGACCTCTTCGTACGCACCCTCTCGCTCGCCGGGCTCACGGCGCAGCACGTCATGACCCCGCGCGTGAAGGTCAGTGCCCTCCAGTCCTCGGCCACCGCCGCGGACGTCCTCAACCTCACCCGTGCCACCGGCCTCTCCCGCTTCCCGGTCTACCGGGAACGCATCGACGAGGTCGTCGGCATGGTCCACCTCAAGGACGCCCTCGCGGTCCCCGCGGGCGACAGACTGCGCACCCCGGCCGGCCGGATCGCCGTACCGCCGCTCCTGGTCCCGGAGACGCTCCCGGTGGAGCAGCTGCTGCACCGGCTGCGCAACGAGCAGCCGATAGCGGTGGTGGTCGACGAGTACGGCGGGACCGCCGGCGTCGTCACCCTGGAGGACATCATCGAGGAGCTCGTCGGCGAGGTCAGGGACGAGCACGACGCCGTAGGCGCCGACCGGCCCGAACTCGTCCCCGCCGTCGCCGACGACGGGCGTCCCGCCTGGGACGTCGAGGGAAGCTGCCGGGTCCTCACCCTGCGCCGGATCGGCCTCGACGTGCCCGACGGGCCGTACGAGACCGTCGCCGGCCTGATCGCGGACCTGCTGGGGCGCATCCCCGCCCCCGGTGACCGGGCCGAGCTCCCCGGCTGGCGTATCGGCGTCCGCCAGGTCGGCCACTACCGGGCCGAGCAGGTCCGCTTCGTGCGCCTGACCGACGAGCCGGCACCGGCCGGCGAAGCCTTCTCCCACCGCCTGCTGGAGGCCGTGCGATGA